DNA from Romeriopsis navalis LEGE 11480:
TACTAGGGCAGGACTAACGTTCGATTTTGCTAAATCTATCTTAGCGAATAAAGGCCACTGTAAGCGGAATCCGGCTAGCCCAAACTCTGAGCAAAAGCATGATGCTAAGGCATAATGACGGGCATCACGATCTTGAAATAGATCAATTTTGACGGAACAGATTTTGTGGGACCTGTGGCTATGCTGCGATCGTTAACGAAATTGGACTATCTCCTGCGGGAAACCTGGTTGGGGTTTCTCCGGGGTGGTTGGATGAACTGGGCAGCGATTAGTACGGTGACAGTATTGCTGTTTTTGATGGGTAGTAGTCTGCAAGCATCGTGGCAAATTGAGCAACTGGTCAATCAGTTTGGCAATCAGCTCGAAGTATCTGTATATCTCGAAACTGGAGTCGATAGTCAGACCTTGAAACCGGTGGTGCAGAATTTCCCAGAAGTTGCTTCAGTCAAGGCGATTACCAAGGAAGAAGCCTGGAAGAGTTTGATTCAAGAGTTGGGTGATGCCAATCTCGAAGACTCGCTCAAAAATCTTGGCGGAAATCCCCTTGTCGATGAAATGCGGGTCAAAGCGATCAATTCCCAATCGGTCGATAAACTCGCCAAGAAGCTGCGCAATATCAAGGGAATTGGCAGTGTGCAATATATTTCCGAAGCCGTCCAGCGGATTGCGCAGCTCAATGAGGGCTTACGCATGACGGGTTTTGCCATCACTGGTTTTTTGGCTTTAAGTGCTATTGCCGTGATTACCACAACGATTCGGTTGATTGCACTTGCCCGTAGTGATGAATTAGAGATTAT
Protein-coding regions in this window:
- a CDS encoding cell division protein FtsX, producing MLRSLTKLDYLLRETWLGFLRGGWMNWAAISTVTVLLFLMGSSLQASWQIEQLVNQFGNQLEVSVYLETGVDSQTLKPVVQNFPEVASVKAITKEEAWKSLIQELGDANLEDSLKNLGGNPLVDEMRVKAINSQSVDKLAKKLRNIKGIGSVQYISEAVQRIAQLNEGLRMTGFAITGFLALSAIAVITTTIRLIALARSDELEIMRLVGATRAWIYLPFLFQGLIFGGVGAWLAWLLIQLVQKSLFNLIKDQPELIQAVTLSGSSNWRQQLLLPIILMTCGGLIGTIGSILAVRSVKT